The DNA segment ACAATCCCTCACGGTTGGGGGCTACATTCAGGATAAAGTTGCAGTTAGCTTTATTTAATGGCTCCAGTGTCTCACTTACCAGCTTGGCAGGATCTTTCACAGCTGTTGTCGGGAAGTTTGTTTTCCAGAACCAGGAGCTTTGCAATGGTAAACAAGCCAGTGCAGGCATTTCATTTTTGTCACCTGACAAATGTTGTCCGGCTCCCATCTCATACGTCTTGATATCTGTATAATACAAGCCATCAGCAGGATACTTTGCCCCATTCAGATCCATCAGAATACAATTGGGCTGAAGCTTTTTCACCAGCTTATAAATCTGTTCAAATGAGATTTCATCATAGGATATCCGTGACCAGGGAGCATCCCATCCATCAATAATCAGAGCTTCAATATCTCCGTATTTAGTTAACAGTTCTGTTAATTGAGCCTTTATAAATTCTGTATGTTTCGGCTCTATTTCATTGGGACGTATTTTATGATGTGTATCCAATATGGAATAATACAACATCACCTTTATTCCATTTTTACGAAAGGCATCTACATATTCCTTTACTACATCTTTTTTATAGGGACTTTTCATCACACTATAGTCTGTAGTCTTTGTATCCCAGATACAAAAGCCACTATGATGTTTGGTTGTCAGGCAGCCATACGACATATGGGCATCTTTGGCAGCTTTTGCCCACTGATTGGCATCCAGCTTTGTGGGATTAAACAGAGAAGCGGGTGCTTCCGGATCAGGCCAGTCCTGGTTATAATAGGTAGGCATACCAAAATGGATAAACATACCAAAACGCAGATCTACAAAGGTTTGCTGAAGTTCGGCTAATGAACGTTGTGGTTTTGTCTGTCCATTTACTTTCAATAAAATACTGCTAATGAAAAAAAGAAGGATGAAAATAGAATTTTGTTTCATTGGATAAATAAATAGTTTGTATGATGGTGCGACGTCCCAAGATACTAGAATCTCTACAAACAGACTTACTCATTATATAAAGTTTTGCGAAAAGAAGTTATTACAGAATCATGCAGAAAACAATATTCTCTTCTACAAATACAATCTTCTAACATAGAGAACCAAATAAATAGTAACTTCCAGTCTACAACCAACTCATTTTTAGACACTTAAAAAATAGTTAAAATATTTTCAACTATTCCTGTAACATTTCGGTGTCCGTGTTCCCTAAATGAAAAACAAAACAAACACAGACATGAAAAAAATAACACTCACACTTATTCTATCTTTTTTTACAGCTATTGGTATTAGTAGCTTAGCCCAAAATACTTCTCCATTTCAGGTAACTGTTACAGGTAAAGGCAAACAAGCCATCTTATTTATTCCAGGGTATTCCTGTTCCGGAGATGTATGGAAAGAAACAATTCAGCAGTTAGGTCCCAATTACACCTCACATGTATTCACCTTTGCGGGCTTTGCAGGTATAGCCCCTCAAGCTAACCCAAGCCTGAACGAATGGGTACAGGCAATAGGACACTATATACAAACACAAAAGTTGAACAAGCCTATTGTGGTTGGTCACAGTCTGGGAGGTGTTGCAGCCATGTGGTTAGCTTCTGAGTATCCGGATAAAATAGGCAAACTGGTAGTAGTAGATGCCCTACCTTGTCTGACAGCGATTTACAATTCAAACTTCCAAAGCCAACCCACTCCGGATTGTAGTGCCTTTATTCAGCAATTTGAAAAAATGGACCCGCAAACCTTCAAAACGACCCAATATACCACCATGCGATCTATGGTAGCAGATACCTCAAAACTGGAAACTGTAGTACAATGGAGCATAAAATCAGATAAGGCCACATTAGGCAAAATCTATTGCGACTTCTCCAATACCGACATGCGAGAAAAGATTGCAGCCATCACCTGCCCTTCATTGATCTTACTGGAAGCCGGCTTCAAAGCCTATCAGGACACAATGAATTCCCAATATAAGAACCTAAAAACAGCACGAATCGAATACTCCACTAAAGGTCTCCACTTCATCATGTACGACGACAAAGACTGGTACTATAACCAACTCCGCACATTTCTAAGCCAGAGCAACTTCTAGAGGAAAAATTATTTTTAACAACTACTTGTTGTAGTCCTCAAAAGGCTATATGCGACAAAAAGAGTTAAGATGAAGTCAATCGTGGAAGGTAGTGTGGGTAGAGTCTTTTTCTATGAGGCTGGTCTTTATCTTGTACCATAACTTTTCTGGAAATGAGGTCTGTAAATAAAGAAAGAATATTCTTTTTGCCCTCATGAAAGCACCATGCACCCTCTGTCCTCCTGAAAGGATCTCGCGACAAATAGAGCCATGTTCGCTTTATGAGAGACAAATAAACTCCAGTTGGAAATGCCGCCGGTCTTGTCACGAGATCCTTTCAGGAGGACAAAAAATGAAAATCTTTCCCTATCACCCTCAAGAGTGAAAAAGTTATGGAACAAGATAAGGGTTGGACATGCAAACAGAAGTATTGAGGAAAGTGCTCTTTTGGTTATCACACAGTGTTTTGACACAAAAGCAGCAAGCTGTAGGAAGAAAAATGAAAGGGGCTACGAAAGACTAAAATGAACCAAGATGTTGAGAGCTTATTTTCTAAAAACGTTACCAAACACCACACTATTCAAATTATTGTACATTAGCCAATGCTAACGATCCATCATGACCTTCGAAGAAATCTATACCCAGTATTCACCTAAAGTATA comes from the Xanthocytophaga agilis genome and includes:
- a CDS encoding alpha/beta hydrolase, whose translation is MKKITLTLILSFFTAIGISSLAQNTSPFQVTVTGKGKQAILFIPGYSCSGDVWKETIQQLGPNYTSHVFTFAGFAGIAPQANPSLNEWVQAIGHYIQTQKLNKPIVVGHSLGGVAAMWLASEYPDKIGKLVVVDALPCLTAIYNSNFQSQPTPDCSAFIQQFEKMDPQTFKTTQYTTMRSMVADTSKLETVVQWSIKSDKATLGKIYCDFSNTDMREKIAAITCPSLILLEAGFKAYQDTMNSQYKNLKTARIEYSTKGLHFIMYDDKDWYYNQLRTFLSQSNF
- a CDS encoding alpha-L-fucosidase — protein: MKQNSIFILLFFISSILLKVNGQTKPQRSLAELQQTFVDLRFGMFIHFGMPTYYNQDWPDPEAPASLFNPTKLDANQWAKAAKDAHMSYGCLTTKHHSGFCIWDTKTTDYSVMKSPYKKDVVKEYVDAFRKNGIKVMLYYSILDTHHKIRPNEIEPKHTEFIKAQLTELLTKYGDIEALIIDGWDAPWSRISYDEISFEQIYKLVKKLQPNCILMDLNGAKYPADGLYYTDIKTYEMGAGQHLSGDKNEMPALACLPLQSSWFWKTNFPTTAVKDPAKLVSETLEPLNKANCNFILNVAPNREGLFDENALTALKEIGKIWINQGSVGKIKATGAPIISSNLAKNKPSNSSWSYDMDIMDFANDDDFQSSWQSNPEIKEPWYEVDLKTSQAFTTITVFERKPNIKKYKLEYWANGTWKPLFEGETQGRVKLHRFTKVQGSKVRIVIQSYESAPSIAEFGVYNES